A stretch of DNA from Dokdonia sp. PRO95:
AAAGGCAAGACCTAACGTTTGGATATCTCTAGATTGCATAAATAATGACCCTCCTAAGATGGCACAGTTTACTGCAATAAGTGGTAAGAAAATACCAAGTGAGTTATATAATGACGGAGAGAACTTCTCTACTACAATCTCTACTAGTTGTACCATTGTTGCAATAGTTGCAATAAATAGTATGAATGATAAGAAACTTAAGTCATAATCTGCATACTCTGGTCCTAACCACGCTAGTGCGCCATCACGAAGAATATACTGGTCAAGTAGCCAGTTTATAGGCACTGTTACTGCTAGTACAAATATGACAGCAGCACCAAGACCAACAGCGGTTGACACTTTTTTAGACACGGCTAGGTAAGAACACATTCCTAAGAAAGTGGCAAATACCATATTGTCTATGAAAATCGATTTGAAAAATAATTCAATATGCTCTAACATATCTTTGATTTTATAGGTTTACGCTTTCGCGAAAGCGTGATAATTCATTTTCTAGTTCTCTTCTACGAGTGCAGGGTTCTTACTACGCTGTACCCAAATAATGAGTCCAACTACGATAAGTGCCATAGGTGATAATAACATAAAACCGTTGTTCTCGTAGCCTATGCTGTATAATCCTGTCTTTTCTATTGGATCTCCTAGTACTTTAACACCTAGAAGCGTTCCTGAACCTAATAGCTCTCTAAAGAAACCTACTATGATTAAGATTACACCATAACCAAGTGCGTTACCTATCCCGTCTAAAAATGATCTGTATGGACCGTTACCTAAAGCAAAAGCTTCAAAACGTCCCATAATGATACAGTTTGTAATGATAAGACCTACAAAGACTGAAAGTTCTTTACTAAGCTCATAAGCAAATGCCTTGAGCGTCTGGTCTACTACAATTACAAGTGTTGCCACAACGATAAGTTGTACAATAATTCTAATTTTTGATGGTATGATGTTACGCATAAGCGATATCACTACGTTACCAATACCTAGTACAAATAGTACAGATACTGCCATTACGATAGACGCTTTAAGCTGAGCAGTAATTGCTAGTGCCGAACAGATACCTAATACTTGAATAGTAATTGGGTTATCATCTGCTAATGGATCAAGAATGAGTCGTTGATCTTTTTTTGATAGTATCGCCATTATGCTTTGGTTTTAAAATCTTTAATTACTGGAACGTAGCTTTTAAGTGTGCTTTTAATCATTGCACTCACACCGTCACCAGTGATAGTTGCACCTGCTAGAGCATCTACTTTATTATCGTCCTTACGTTCATTTTTTGGATC
This window harbors:
- a CDS encoding NADH:ubiquinone reductase (Na(+)-transporting) subunit D — translated: MAILSKKDQRLILDPLADDNPITIQVLGICSALAITAQLKASIVMAVSVLFVLGIGNVVISLMRNIIPSKIRIIVQLIVVATLVIVVDQTLKAFAYELSKELSVFVGLIITNCIIMGRFEAFALGNGPYRSFLDGIGNALGYGVILIIVGFFRELLGSGTLLGVKVLGDPIEKTGLYSIGYENNGFMLLSPMALIVVGLIIWVQRSKNPALVEEN
- the nqrE gene encoding NADH:ubiquinone reductase (Na(+)-transporting) subunit E, giving the protein MLEHIELFFKSIFIDNMVFATFLGMCSYLAVSKKVSTAVGLGAAVIFVLAVTVPINWLLDQYILRDGALAWLGPEYADYDLSFLSFILFIATIATMVQLVEIVVEKFSPSLYNSLGIFLPLIAVNCAILGGSLFMQSRDIQTLGLAFNYGISSGIGWFLAILAIAAIREKIRYSNVPAPLRGLGITFIITGLMAIGFMSFGGMLTGGDEEEAAPATEAAQIELQEENTQPVAMIEVEIANEKEN